A single region of the Pontimicrobium sp. SW4 genome encodes:
- a CDS encoding NB-ARC domain-containing protein has product MSKITETRLTLAALIYGIEIDLKNTIKKSITPYFENLAFFKNPELERKIIERFEIDNPGANYLENIDEVVEFLDFHDSFTILNQNKEFLKKESAVYLKSIFKTLSDLTPIRNRVMHTRPLLGGDFSFTYDFISTLKSSDPIEWTITIDTRHKIDKDPSYVLTLKFPAYHQKEEISKVSHNLPVPDFDETGFIGRAQDIDALTKLVLSNKVVSVLGDGGIGKTALALKVAYDIVDMNEKCPFELIIWTSAKTTMLTSKGIQDIFSAITDYSGLIAEISDSIGTDNKLTEVLEYLDFFKTLLIIDNLETIQSDEVRNFIREAQTKCNILITSRIGLGELEYPRKLKGLSETESAKLIREIARIRNSETLLKLPQKTLVDISEKLYFNPLAIKWFVSTVETGIAPHEVINNKEDLLDFCLTNVYEKLSEGAISILKTIRASRKKVTIAEIIYLSDYKPLEVRKYLIELFKTTLISRQIEDGNNYEEVIYYISDFAKDFLSKKYPIEESYIKANIKKSKELNVGIRQINKVQKYNEFALNALVYDNQNQMVSAKFLQEALFYSKNGDYENALLKVKEAKNIDPNFFEVYRVGAFIKATQGDLLSADEDYQLGLEIAPENIRLLYYYAQFLMFKLEDTDGALKYARKVYDQKPNHPFTAFLIARCLNTAQDFSNAIKVIVNLKTNVELDSKNLRIANTELISYYIERGKSELLIQTDIIVGVSHFKKGFELFLECIDDSIVDYKMTKNFSIGLLHFVRMIPVVSIDENREYIKDLVKKTNSYIDLTVDLKKKIILKFEEKFKDDSLNTLIDYEANQQKKLGNVIKTKEQNNFVFIESGNDRIFAYRYDFIDIADWKEWKDLKNGQLVSFEMGENKTGSCAINIKKA; this is encoded by the coding sequence ATGTCTAAAATTACAGAAACAAGATTAACATTAGCCGCATTAATCTACGGTATAGAAATAGATTTAAAGAATACTATTAAAAAAAGTATTACACCATATTTTGAAAATTTAGCATTTTTTAAAAACCCTGAACTGGAAAGAAAAATTATCGAAAGATTTGAGATAGATAATCCAGGAGCGAATTACCTCGAAAATATTGACGAAGTTGTTGAGTTTCTTGATTTTCACGACTCTTTCACGATTTTAAATCAGAATAAAGAATTTCTTAAAAAAGAAAGTGCAGTTTATTTAAAAAGCATCTTTAAAACTTTAAGTGACCTTACACCCATAAGGAATAGAGTTATGCATACTCGCCCTTTACTTGGAGGTGATTTTTCATTCACTTATGACTTTATATCAACATTAAAATCTTCTGACCCAATTGAATGGACAATAACAATAGACACAAGGCATAAAATAGACAAAGACCCTTCGTATGTTCTTACTTTAAAATTTCCAGCCTATCATCAGAAAGAAGAAATATCAAAAGTTAGCCATAACTTACCTGTTCCAGACTTTGACGAAACTGGTTTTATTGGTCGAGCCCAAGATATTGATGCTTTAACAAAATTAGTACTATCTAATAAAGTTGTTTCAGTTTTAGGTGATGGAGGAATAGGGAAAACTGCGTTAGCCTTAAAAGTTGCATATGACATTGTAGATATGAATGAAAAATGTCCTTTTGAATTAATAATTTGGACATCAGCTAAAACAACAATGCTAACATCAAAGGGAATACAAGACATATTCTCTGCAATTACAGACTATTCTGGGCTGATAGCTGAAATCAGCGATTCAATTGGAACAGATAACAAACTTACAGAAGTTCTTGAGTATCTCGATTTCTTTAAAACATTGCTTATTATAGATAATTTAGAGACAATTCAAAGTGATGAAGTCCGAAACTTCATAAGAGAAGCACAAACAAAGTGCAATATTTTAATCACTTCTAGAATTGGATTGGGCGAATTAGAATATCCGAGAAAGCTAAAAGGATTATCAGAAACAGAATCGGCAAAATTAATTAGAGAAATTGCAAGAATTAGAAATAGTGAAACTTTATTAAAGCTACCTCAAAAGACTTTAGTTGATATTTCAGAAAAACTCTATTTCAATCCTTTAGCCATTAAATGGTTTGTGAGTACTGTAGAAACTGGAATCGCACCACACGAAGTAATAAACAATAAAGAAGACTTGCTAGATTTTTGTCTTACTAACGTTTACGAAAAATTATCTGAAGGAGCAATCTCTATTCTAAAAACTATCAGAGCATCAAGAAAAAAGGTAACCATTGCGGAAATCATATATTTATCTGATTATAAGCCATTAGAGGTTAGAAAATACTTAATTGAACTGTTTAAAACCACATTGATTTCTAGACAAATTGAGGATGGGAATAACTACGAAGAAGTTATTTATTATATCTCTGATTTTGCCAAAGACTTTCTTTCAAAGAAATATCCAATTGAAGAATCTTATATTAAAGCAAATATCAAAAAATCAAAAGAATTAAATGTTGGAATAAGACAAATTAATAAAGTTCAAAAATATAATGAATTCGCTCTTAACGCATTAGTATATGATAATCAAAACCAAATGGTTAGTGCTAAATTCTTGCAAGAAGCGTTATTTTATTCCAAAAATGGTGACTACGAAAATGCACTTTTAAAAGTAAAAGAAGCAAAAAATATCGACCCAAATTTCTTTGAAGTCTATAGAGTTGGGGCATTCATTAAAGCTACTCAAGGTGATTTGTTAAGTGCAGATGAAGATTACCAATTAGGTCTTGAAATTGCACCAGAAAATATACGTCTTTTATATTATTATGCGCAATTTTTAATGTTTAAGCTTGAAGATACAGATGGAGCTTTAAAATATGCAAGAAAAGTATATGACCAAAAACCAAATCATCCATTTACTGCTTTTTTAATTGCACGCTGTTTAAATACGGCTCAAGATTTTAGTAATGCCATTAAGGTTATAGTTAACTTAAAAACTAATGTGGAATTAGATTCCAAAAATTTAAGAATTGCAAATACCGAACTTATATCTTACTACATTGAAAGGGGAAAGAGTGAATTATTAATTCAAACGGATATTATAGTTGGAGTTAGTCATTTTAAGAAAGGCTTTGAACTATTTTTAGAATGTATTGATGATTCAATTGTAGACTACAAGATGACGAAAAATTTCAGTATTGGATTACTTCATTTTGTGAGAATGATTCCTGTTGTTTCAATTGATGAAAACAGAGAATATATAAAGGATTTAGTAAAAAAAACCAACTCATATATTGACCTTACCGTAGATTTGAAGAAAAAAATCATTTTAAAATTTGAGGAAAAGTTTAAAGATGATTCTTTGAATACACTCATTGACTATGAGGCAAATCAGCAGAAAAAACTAGGAAACGTAATAAAAACCAAAGAGCAAAATAACTTTGTTTTTATAGAATCGGGAAATGACAGAATCTTTGCTTATCGCTATGATTTTATTGACATAGCTGATTGGAAAGAATGGAAAGACTTAAAAAACGGACAATTAGTCTCATTTGAAATGGGAGAAAATAAAACAGGATCTTGTGCTATAAACATAAAAAAAGCATAA
- a CDS encoding peroxiredoxin-like family protein produces MKTKTIKLLAFFFLTSILTIDAQTPQNPEDISPLLIGEKLPEAILLDENGESVNLNEEIAKKNTVLVFYRGGWCPYCNMQLAGLAESEAAILELGYQIIAVSPDDYRNLKPSVEKNKTSYKLYSDADGSFIKNLGIGFTPSEGTTNYIAKKTTGKTTDVLPVPTVLVLNKSGEILFEYISPNYKQRISHELLLAVLKNVQ; encoded by the coding sequence ATGAAAACTAAAACTATTAAACTACTAGCATTCTTCTTTTTAACTAGCATCTTAACAATTGATGCTCAAACACCTCAAAATCCTGAAGATATTTCGCCACTACTTATTGGAGAAAAGCTGCCAGAAGCCATACTACTTGACGAAAATGGAGAATCTGTAAATTTAAATGAAGAAATTGCTAAAAAGAATACGGTTTTAGTGTTTTATCGTGGTGGTTGGTGTCCTTACTGTAATATGCAATTAGCTGGTTTGGCAGAAAGTGAAGCGGCTATTTTAGAGCTAGGATACCAAATTATAGCTGTAAGTCCAGATGACTATAGAAACCTTAAACCATCGGTTGAAAAAAATAAAACGAGCTATAAATTGTATTCGGATGCCGACGGTAGTTTTATTAAAAATTTAGGTATTGGGTTTACACCTTCTGAGGGTACAACCAATTATATTGCTAAAAAAACCACTGGAAAAACTACTGATGTGTTACCTGTACCAACTGTTTTAGTTTTAAACAAGAGCGGTGAAATTTTATTTGAATATATCTCGCCTAACTATAAACAGCGAATCTCCCATGAACTATTATTAGCTGTTCTTAAAAATGTACAGTAA
- a CDS encoding SRPBCC family protein: MKFTCSIAVNKPRDLVVEYFSNPKYLKEYQEGFIRKEFVSGNEGQNGAISKMYYKMGKGQMELTETITNNNLPDSFAAQYHHKHTDNTMLCTFTMIDANTTQCDWEIEYTAFRGFVITILKTLFPGMFKKQVQKWLQNFKDFVEKQN; this comes from the coding sequence ATGAAGTTTACATGTTCTATAGCAGTAAATAAACCAAGAGATTTGGTTGTTGAGTACTTTTCTAATCCAAAATACTTAAAAGAATATCAAGAAGGTTTTATTAGAAAAGAATTTGTTTCTGGTAACGAAGGGCAAAATGGGGCTATCTCAAAAATGTATTATAAAATGGGAAAAGGTCAAATGGAGCTTACCGAAACTATTACTAATAATAACCTACCAGACTCTTTTGCTGCTCAATATCATCATAAGCATACAGATAATACGATGCTATGTACATTTACCATGATTGATGCAAATACCACACAATGTGATTGGGAGATTGAATATACTGCCTTTAGAGGTTTTGTTATCACAATTCTAAAAACACTTTTTCCAGGTATGTTTAAAAAACAAGTGCAAAAATGGTTACAGAATTTTAAAGATTTTGTAGAGAAACAAAATTAA
- a CDS encoding helix-turn-helix transcriptional regulator, producing the protein MQNTIKVERAILNLTQDDLAKRIGVSRQTINSIEANRYVPSTVLALKLSQLFNKPVNDFFKLSDDD; encoded by the coding sequence ATGCAAAACACAATAAAGGTAGAACGTGCTATTTTAAACTTGACACAAGACGATTTAGCTAAACGTATTGGTGTGTCTAGACAAACTATTAATTCGATAGAAGCTAATAGATATGTGCCTTCAACGGTATTAGCTCTTAAGCTTTCGCAGTTGTTTAATAAACCAGTTAACGATTTTTTTAAACTGAGTGATGATGATTAA
- a CDS encoding isoprenylcysteine carboxylmethyltransferase family protein has protein sequence MKTVFMFIYSIICYCIGFASLLFWILSISHLIPEISIDRNPEVPFYYALLKNISLVLLFAVPHSVMARKSFKNWITKVLPKPIERSTYVLQAGILLFVLIWNWEPIGGNIWTIEEESILFYTMYALFFLGWVILFVSTFLINHFDLFGLRQTYLELLNKPYTELEFRVVSFYKYTRHPLYLGGIMGLWFTPMMSATHLVFAILLTLYFFIGALYEEKDLKENFRSKYLAYIKKTPMMIPFTKRKIN, from the coding sequence ATGAAAACGGTATTCATGTTCATCTACTCTATTATCTGTTATTGCATTGGTTTTGCTTCTTTATTATTTTGGATTTTATCGATAAGTCATCTAATTCCAGAAATATCAATCGATAGAAACCCTGAAGTACCATTTTATTATGCTCTTTTAAAAAATATTTCACTTGTTTTACTCTTTGCTGTACCTCACAGTGTAATGGCTAGAAAATCATTTAAAAATTGGATTACTAAAGTTCTGCCAAAACCCATAGAAAGAAGTACCTACGTGCTGCAAGCTGGTATTTTACTCTTTGTTCTTATATGGAATTGGGAACCAATTGGTGGTAACATATGGACTATTGAAGAAGAAAGTATTCTATTTTATACTATGTACGCTTTATTTTTTTTAGGTTGGGTAATTTTATTTGTAAGTACTTTTCTAATCAATCATTTTGATTTATTTGGTCTGCGACAAACCTATTTAGAACTATTAAATAAACCATACACTGAATTGGAATTTAGAGTGGTTTCATTTTATAAATATACAAGGCATCCATTATACTTGGGTGGAATTATGGGACTATGGTTTACACCAATGATGTCTGCAACACATTTAGTGTTTGCTATTCTTTTAACTTTGTATTTCTTCATTGGAGCTCTGTATGAAGAAAAAGATTTAAAGGAAAATTTTAGATCTAAATATTTAGCATATATAAAGAAAACACCAATGATGATACCTTTTACAAAAAGAAAAATAAATTAA
- a CDS encoding AraC family transcriptional regulator, whose protein sequence is MTVDVYDFFKKHPKFNKHIGNDFLLVEYKCPLNVEEFQLWTKSHLITYVISGRKDWITPKQTYCLTAGDTLFVKKGVYATKQYLEEDYCVMLFFMNDEFIRKFTLQNHITSRTSEDKAIKDGVLKIKTNNSFQILIQSILQYLTMNESIPPELVELKFKELIYNITLNKNNSAFKNLLLEISNQRKANIEQVMNNNFQYALPINAFAKLSGRSLSSFKRDFKKCFETSPSKWLINRRLTYSKMLLISTQLNINEICHDSGFKNTSHFIRAFKEKYKMPPNRFRKLNTSS, encoded by the coding sequence ATGACTGTAGACGTATATGATTTTTTTAAAAAACATCCCAAATTCAATAAACATATTGGAAATGACTTTCTTTTGGTAGAATATAAATGCCCACTCAATGTTGAAGAGTTTCAACTGTGGACAAAATCTCACTTGATCACTTACGTTATTAGCGGACGTAAAGATTGGATAACCCCTAAACAAACCTATTGTCTTACTGCTGGTGATACACTATTTGTTAAAAAAGGCGTGTATGCAACAAAGCAATATCTTGAAGAAGACTATTGCGTTATGCTCTTTTTTATGAATGATGAGTTCATCAGAAAATTCACTTTGCAAAATCATATAACATCTAGGACTTCCGAAGACAAAGCTATAAAAGATGGCGTACTAAAAATTAAGACCAACAATTCGTTCCAGATTTTAATACAAAGTATTTTACAATATCTGACAATGAATGAATCTATTCCACCTGAACTTGTGGAGCTAAAATTCAAAGAATTGATTTACAATATCACCCTAAACAAAAACAATAGCGCATTTAAAAATCTATTACTTGAGATCTCAAATCAAAGGAAAGCTAACATTGAGCAAGTTATGAATAATAACTTTCAATATGCGCTTCCAATCAACGCTTTTGCCAAACTATCGGGACGGAGTCTTTCAAGTTTTAAGAGAGATTTCAAAAAGTGTTTTGAAACCTCACCATCAAAGTGGCTTATTAATAGAAGACTCACTTACAGTAAGATGCTACTAATTAGCACCCAGTTGAATATCAATGAAATTTGTCATGATAGCGGATTTAAGAATACATCCCATTTTATTCGAGCCTTTAAAGAAAAATACAAAATGCCTCCAAATCGGTTTAGGAAACTAAATACTAGTTCATAA
- a CDS encoding NAD-dependent deacylase: METRVKHLVVLTGAGMSAESGIKTFRDTDGLWEGHDVMEVASPQGFAANPELVLDFYNQRRRQLFKVQPNHAHKVLANLEKDYNVTIVTQNVDDLHERAGSSNVLHLHGELLKVRSTYDEFDIRVWKHDLVLGDVCSKGHQLRPHIVWFGEAVPMIEKAVDICQTADVLIIIGTSMQVYPAASLMHYVNPETNIFYIDPKPAIDSNTQVTVFAEKATIGVEKVISLLSN; the protein is encoded by the coding sequence ATGGAAACAAGAGTAAAACATCTAGTCGTACTAACAGGAGCAGGAATGAGTGCCGAAAGTGGCATTAAAACCTTTAGAGATACCGATGGTTTATGGGAAGGACACGACGTTATGGAAGTAGCCTCACCACAAGGTTTTGCTGCTAATCCAGAATTAGTTCTAGATTTTTATAACCAACGTCGCAGACAATTATTTAAAGTGCAACCAAATCATGCGCATAAAGTTTTAGCCAATTTAGAAAAAGATTACAATGTAACCATCGTCACACAAAATGTAGACGATTTACACGAGCGAGCTGGAAGTAGTAATGTATTGCATTTGCATGGTGAATTATTAAAAGTACGTAGTACTTATGATGAATTTGATATTCGAGTATGGAAACATGATTTAGTACTAGGAGATGTATGCAGTAAAGGTCATCAATTACGTCCACATATTGTGTGGTTTGGTGAAGCAGTACCAATGATAGAAAAAGCTGTGGATATTTGCCAAACAGCTGATGTTTTAATAATTATTGGCACTTCAATGCAAGTGTATCCTGCAGCTAGTTTAATGCATTATGTAAATCCAGAAACCAACATTTTTTACATAGATCCAAAACCAGCAATAGATAGTAATACACAAGTAACTGTTTTTGCTGAAAAAGCTACTATTGGTGTAGAGAAAGTGATTAGTCTATTATCAAACTAA
- a CDS encoding RNA methyltransferase — protein MIDISLVEYLETYLTEKRKARFKQVLPKRTKHFTVATEDVYQLHNTSAVMRSCDVFGVQELHVIEEVNVKRIDREIAMGAQKWVDLYRHHSSKDCINSLRKQGYQIVATTPHTNDCLLQDFDITKKSCFFFGKETKGLSDEVMQQADAFLKIPMVGFTESLNISVSAAIILQHVTTKLKQSDISWQLSEDEMLEKRYDWCRKTIKSVDKILEHYKNQT, from the coding sequence ATGATTGACATAAGTTTAGTTGAATATTTAGAAACCTATTTAACCGAAAAACGAAAAGCACGTTTTAAGCAAGTGCTACCAAAGCGCACTAAACACTTTACAGTTGCCACGGAAGACGTGTATCAATTACATAACACAAGTGCAGTGATGCGTAGTTGTGACGTTTTTGGTGTTCAAGAGTTGCATGTTATTGAAGAAGTAAATGTAAAGCGAATCGATAGAGAAATAGCAATGGGAGCGCAAAAGTGGGTGGATTTGTATAGACATCATTCCTCTAAAGATTGTATAAATTCGTTGAGAAAACAAGGTTATCAAATAGTGGCGACTACACCACATACAAATGATTGTTTATTACAGGATTTTGATATCACTAAAAAGTCATGTTTCTTTTTTGGTAAAGAAACCAAAGGCTTATCGGACGAAGTCATGCAGCAAGCAGATGCTTTTTTAAAAATACCAATGGTTGGTTTTACCGAAAGTTTAAACATCTCGGTATCTGCTGCAATTATTTTGCAACATGTAACTACTAAGTTAAAACAAAGTGATATTTCTTGGCAACTTTCTGAAGATGAAATGCTTGAAAAACGTTACGATTGGTGCAGAAAAACAATTAAAAGTGTCGATAAAATCTTAGAGCACTATAAGAATCAAACTTAA
- a CDS encoding SRPBCC family protein has translation MEIFLYVLAAIVLLIVVLGLIAPKTYQVRRSIIINCPLSETFDYLKLIKNQNNWSPWKKKDPCMEQTFEGTDGEVGFISRWKGNKGVGEGEQEIVSIIEDESIDTELRFFKPWKSQSIGHLLVDKVDDNQTMVTWGFSGRNPFPFNIFILFVNFEKAVGKDFEDGLQSLKKILDK, from the coding sequence ATGGAAATTTTTTTATATGTACTTGCTGCAATAGTGTTACTAATTGTAGTATTAGGGTTAATTGCACCTAAAACTTACCAAGTAAGAAGAAGCATTATTATTAATTGCCCACTATCAGAAACATTTGACTATTTAAAATTGATTAAAAACCAAAATAACTGGTCTCCTTGGAAGAAGAAGGACCCTTGTATGGAGCAAACTTTTGAAGGCACAGATGGAGAGGTAGGTTTTATTTCTAGATGGAAAGGAAATAAGGGAGTAGGAGAGGGAGAACAAGAAATAGTATCTATAATAGAGGATGAATCTATAGATACGGAGTTACGCTTTTTTAAACCTTGGAAATCTCAATCTATTGGACATTTATTAGTTGATAAAGTAGATGATAACCAAACTATGGTTACATGGGGATTTTCGGGTAGAAATCCATTTCCATTCAACATTTTTATTTTATTTGTTAATTTCGAAAAAGCTGTAGGTAAAGATTTTGAAGACGGTCTTCAAAGTCTAAAAAAAATATTAGATAAATAA
- a CDS encoding VOC family protein, giving the protein MSRNMVAWFEIPVSNMDRAKAFYEAVFSIEINIVDFGGTLMGWFPPGDMEAYGASGSLIKQETYIPSQEGTTVYFMSDDVQNELDRIEAAGGKIYQSKTQISEEHGYMGVFIDTEGNRVALHSQS; this is encoded by the coding sequence ATGAGTAGAAATATGGTTGCTTGGTTTGAAATACCAGTATCAAATATGGATCGTGCAAAGGCATTTTATGAAGCAGTATTCAGCATTGAAATTAATATAGTTGATTTTGGAGGTACCTTAATGGGTTGGTTCCCACCAGGTGATATGGAAGCTTATGGAGCTTCAGGATCGCTTATTAAACAAGAGACATACATTCCAAGTCAAGAAGGTACAACGGTTTATTTTATGAGTGATGATGTACAAAATGAATTAGATAGAATTGAAGCTGCAGGAGGTAAAATATATCAATCTAAAACTCAAATTTCAGAAGAACACGGTTATATGGGTGTTTTTATTGATACTGAAGGGAATAGGGTAGCGTTGCACTCACAAAGTTAA
- a CDS encoding carboxypeptidase-like regulatory domain-containing protein, which produces MKNLYLLCTILFISALGYAQETSVNGKVIRAENGSPLESVNIVNLTQVIGTTTDVNGEFEISANVNDTLHLSYLGYKSIKVRVTNDWIVFGAATSIEMTELALALEKVVVNQLRLTGYLEIDIQQVPLRRDTRYSISGLPTRGYEGQTNSPSMVSKVLGAIFNPADFLHKMFGKKPREMRKLRQMKADDEIRNLLASRFDREMLTALLQVDKVDLDLLISECNYSKDFIRTANDLQILDAISECYEEYKVLSKSRSRL; this is translated from the coding sequence ATGAAAAACCTATACCTACTTTGTACTATTTTATTTATTTCAGCATTAGGTTATGCTCAAGAAACATCTGTTAATGGTAAAGTAATACGTGCCGAAAATGGCTCTCCACTTGAAAGTGTCAATATTGTAAATCTTACTCAGGTAATTGGTACAACTACAGATGTAAATGGAGAATTTGAAATAAGCGCTAATGTAAATGACACGCTTCATTTATCTTATTTAGGATATAAATCTATTAAAGTTAGAGTAACTAACGACTGGATTGTGTTTGGTGCGGCGACATCCATAGAAATGACTGAACTTGCTTTAGCTTTAGAAAAAGTGGTAGTAAACCAATTACGATTAACTGGCTATTTAGAAATTGATATACAACAAGTACCTCTACGTCGAGATACTAGATACAGCATTTCTGGGCTACCTACTAGAGGTTACGAAGGACAAACCAACTCACCAAGTATGGTAAGTAAGGTTTTAGGAGCTATATTTAATCCTGCAGACTTTTTACATAAAATGTTTGGGAAAAAACCTAGAGAAATGCGGAAATTGAGACAAATGAAAGCCGATGATGAAATACGAAATCTTTTAGCCTCTCGTTTTGATCGTGAAATGCTTACCGCTCTTTTACAGGTTGATAAAGTAGATCTTGACTTGTTAATTAGCGAATGTAACTATTCCAAAGATTTTATAAGAACCGCTAATGACCTTCAAATTTTAGATGCAATTAGTGAGTGTTATGAAGAATACAAAGTACTTAGTAAAAGTCGTTCACGACTTTAA
- a CDS encoding DEAD/DEAH box helicase, which produces MNTFQDLGLNEDLLQAITDMGFTKPSEVQDKAIPILLEKECDLVALAQTGTGKTAAFGFPMLQKIDINSRTTQGLILSPTRELCLQITNELKLYGKHCKGLNVTAIYGGASITDQAREVKRGAQIIVATPGRMKDMISRRLVDISKIEYAVLDEADEMLNMGFYEDITDILSHTPEEKSTWLFSATMPKEVSTIAKKFMNSPIEITVGNKNESTSQVSHEYYLVNTRDRYQALKRLSDANPDIFSVIFCRTKRDTQKVAENLIEDGYSAGALHGDLSQNQRDLVMKSFRNKQIQMLVATDVAARGIDVDDITHVINYQLPDEPEIYTHRSGRTGRAGKTGISMVIVSKSEVRKIKSIERIIKKQFEKKEIPDGMEICEVQLMSLANKIHNTEVNHEIDKYLSSINELFEDTSKDELIKKFFSVEFTRFYNYYQKTKNLNVTDSRGDDRDSDGGRDYNKDSNDSRYFINVGRKDGYDWMSLKDFLKDTLELGKDDVFKVDVKESFSFFNTEKTLQEKVLAFFTDFKHNGRFVNVEVSENRGGGGRNRNRGGGRSDRRSGGRRDGGKRSERRSEPRNNSGNRSDRRSSDENSSSRRSDNSSSSRPRRSDNSSRSKRSDSNNKSGDFASSRPRRSRRK; this is translated from the coding sequence ATGAACACATTCCAAGATTTAGGTCTTAATGAAGACCTTTTGCAAGCTATTACTGATATGGGGTTTACAAAACCCAGCGAAGTACAAGACAAAGCAATTCCAATTTTATTAGAAAAAGAATGCGATTTAGTGGCATTAGCGCAAACAGGAACAGGTAAAACTGCTGCCTTTGGTTTTCCTATGTTACAAAAAATTGATATTAATAGTCGTACAACACAAGGTCTAATTCTGTCTCCAACACGTGAGCTTTGTTTACAAATTACTAACGAATTAAAACTTTACGGTAAACATTGTAAAGGTCTAAATGTTACAGCAATTTATGGAGGTGCAAGCATCACAGATCAAGCTAGAGAAGTAAAACGTGGCGCTCAAATAATTGTAGCGACTCCTGGTCGTATGAAAGATATGATTAGTAGACGTTTAGTTGATATTTCTAAAATTGAATACGCCGTTTTAGATGAAGCCGATGAAATGCTAAATATGGGATTCTATGAAGATATTACCGATATCTTATCACATACACCTGAAGAAAAAAGTACTTGGTTATTTTCTGCAACAATGCCTAAAGAGGTGTCGACTATTGCAAAAAAATTCATGAATAGCCCTATTGAAATAACAGTAGGAAATAAAAATGAAAGTACAAGTCAAGTATCTCACGAATATTACCTAGTAAACACTAGAGATCGTTACCAAGCATTAAAGCGTTTATCTGATGCCAATCCAGATATTTTTTCTGTGATTTTCTGTCGTACAAAACGTGATACTCAAAAAGTAGCCGAAAACTTAATTGAAGATGGTTATAGCGCTGGTGCATTACATGGTGATTTAAGCCAGAACCAACGAGATTTGGTAATGAAATCGTTTAGAAACAAGCAAATACAAATGCTAGTAGCTACAGATGTTGCTGCTCGTGGTATTGATGTAGACGATATTACTCACGTTATTAATTACCAACTTCCTGATGAACCTGAAATTTATACGCACAGATCTGGTAGAACGGGACGTGCAGGAAAAACAGGTATTTCTATGGTTATTGTCTCTAAAAGTGAAGTACGTAAAATAAAAAGTATTGAGCGCATCATAAAGAAGCAATTTGAGAAAAAAGAAATTCCTGATGGTATGGAGATTTGCGAAGTGCAATTAATGTCGCTTGCAAATAAAATTCATAATACGGAAGTGAATCATGAAATTGACAAATATCTATCTAGTATTAATGAGTTATTTGAAGATACTTCGAAAGATGAGTTAATTAAAAAATTCTTCTCAGTCGAATTTACACGCTTCTATAATTATTACCAAAAAACAAAAAACCTAAACGTTACCGACTCTCGCGGTGATGATCGCGATAGTGATGGTGGACGCGATTACAATAAGGACTCTAATGATTCTCGTTACTTTATAAATGTTGGTCGTAAAGACGGTTACGATTGGATGTCTTTAAAAGATTTCTTAAAAGACACTTTAGAATTAGGAAAAGATGATGTCTTTAAAGTGGACGTTAAAGAAAGTTTTTCATTCTTTAATACCGAAAAAACACTACAAGAAAAAGTGTTAGCCTTTTTTACCGATTTTAAGCACAATGGTCGTTTTGTTAATGTTGAAGTTAGCGAAAATCGTGGCGGCGGCGGAAGAAACAGAAACCGTGGTGGTGGTCGTAGTGATAGACGTAGTGGCGGAAGACGTGATGGAGGCAAACGTAGCGAAAGACGCTCTGAACCAAGAAACAACAGTGGGAATCGTAGTGACAGAAGGAGTTCCGATGAAAATTCAAGCTCAAGACGTTCAGACAATAGTTCAAGTTCAAGACCTAGACGCTCTGATAACAGTTCTAGATCTAAACGTTCTGATTCAAATAACAAGTCTGGAGATTTTGCATCATCAAGACCAAGACGTAGTCGAAGAAAGTAA